The proteins below are encoded in one region of Ferruginibacter lapsinanis:
- a CDS encoding dihydroorotate dehydrogenase-like protein yields MKLQTNYMGLELRSPIVVSACTLSEKTENIVQMEDFGAGAVVLFSLFEEQIRKEEASYRGVMSETSYAFPEALDYFPDLDEFDIGTDEYLENIRKAKERVDIPVIASLNGITNEGWIDYSKQMEQAGADGIEVNIFFIPADISMPSAEVEQRYLSIIESIKQTVKIPIAVKLNPYFSAMGNMSLQMKNAGADALVLFNRFYQPDFDINELLIKTDLHYSESSEIRLPLLWIALLYGKVNLSLAATTGVQGSVEIIKYILAGADVAMTASSLYKNGIPYLKTMNRELEDWMYKMKFESIDSFKGIMSQQHIADPTAYERANYIKILERVK; encoded by the coding sequence ATGAAACTACAGACAAACTATATGGGGCTGGAGTTACGCTCCCCGATCGTGGTATCGGCCTGCACACTTTCTGAAAAAACAGAGAATATTGTGCAAATGGAAGATTTTGGTGCAGGTGCAGTTGTACTGTTTTCATTGTTCGAAGAGCAGATACGAAAAGAAGAAGCCTCTTACAGAGGCGTAATGTCGGAAACGAGTTATGCTTTTCCCGAAGCATTGGATTATTTTCCTGATCTGGATGAGTTTGATATTGGAACAGACGAATACCTTGAAAATATTCGTAAAGCAAAGGAAAGAGTTGATATTCCCGTTATTGCAAGTCTGAATGGAATTACCAATGAAGGATGGATTGATTATTCAAAGCAAATGGAACAAGCCGGTGCAGATGGAATAGAAGTGAATATTTTTTTCATTCCTGCGGATATTTCAATGCCATCTGCTGAAGTAGAGCAACGGTATCTCAGTATTATTGAGTCAATCAAACAAACGGTAAAGATTCCCATTGCTGTAAAACTAAATCCGTATTTCAGTGCCATGGGTAATATGTCTTTACAAATGAAGAATGCAGGAGCAGATGCCCTGGTTTTATTCAATCGGTTTTATCAACCGGATTTTGATATTAATGAACTCCTTATTAAAACCGATCTGCATTATAGTGAATCCAGTGAAATAAGGTTGCCATTACTTTGGATCGCATTATTGTATGGAAAAGTAAATTTGTCGTTGGCTGCCACAACTGGTGTGCAGGGATCTGTTGAAATAATTAAATATATTCTTGCCGGTGCCGATGTAGCAATGACCGCCTCTTCGTTGTATAAAAACGGGATACCTTATTTAAAAACAATGAATAGAGAACTGGAAGACTGGATGTACAAAATGAAGTTTGAGAGTATTGATTCGTTTAAGGGCATTATGAGCCAACAGCATATAGCAGACCCTACTGCATATGAAAGAGCTAACTATATAAAAATATTAGAAAGAGTAAAGTAG